In one Candidatus Micrarchaeia archaeon genomic region, the following are encoded:
- a CDS encoding potassium channel family protein → MAGIATLQEHYLEELRREKARVKRKMVYAITLLGAVYTMAIAAYHYTEKWDWLNAIYFTTETVTTVGYGDMVPHTY, encoded by the coding sequence ATGGCGGGCATTGCAACACTGCAGGAGCACTATCTTGAGGAGCTTCGCCGCGAGAAGGCGAGAGTCAAGAGGAAGATGGTATATGCGATAACTCTCCTTGGTGCGGTTTACACCATGGCAATTGCCGCCTACCACTATACTGAAAAATGGGACTGGCTGAACGCCATATATTTCACAACCGAGACCGTAACCACGGTCGGCTATGGGGATATGGTGCCGCACACCTATTGA